Proteins from a genomic interval of Dermacentor variabilis isolate Ectoservices chromosome 8, ASM5094787v1, whole genome shotgun sequence:
- the LOC142590366 gene encoding membrane metallo-endopeptidase-like 1 yields the protein MAEESHLIFDIPQDEIVVSSSLTRMGRVRAGGGSSRAPLEHFGALGRVDDSVQEEPFVRIAADQPDPADEQQRNAHRADRAGPNSEFGSAVGGSSVRAISFLLIAVACLLLIGSMILTDVTNKEAKGAAAAAEVEFENSTEVADAESRVGGRADATASPNASPDDVEGNRRLQLPGADHNLFKARRPAARNPRGPRKSLHRLLKGSKCTSKQCVEQGTKLVDELEPKIRPCDDFYQHACVRWQHRQPTNVQSDRLSVDYALVDLFSELLVNVIRSDATPFPELKFFIDECVRPQPNLFRNVRDAILRHLDLKGWPYEMDNTIPDQTLSTKVGRVFSEVGLETLFSVYRGPTGTVIGQPRNLLLRHFLGSEPQIAGRLLGKAYEALIQTMAKKTAAPFEEPTMTNVTAVEILLRRMLNANRAVLDAGRLKNCSTRQMIDLPRLGIVSMHRFLEAAVGADSAMSETTSIHLSDTDYFDRMRTLALTKHDLLNYVIYRVILELTPLISNWTLRSTLASVAYSRYAEFSERLDPAQMCVRFLERYEPVVPLYLSFKRALELLGGPSVIRSVLDVLKNTFLADLQNSTMFTNAFKQHATSQVKDIYWEALMPYWLSEQKAAESYADGLYTNNPRHPAPHFFYFWMRTSAQRKRDFLFGNKTSWTGGFLNAWATLDPPYDHLEIPLPVFDFMMPNDSSITHLHLPRVGPRVYRELQRFLWHEAINFDLKRSASEESHYFDRLRHCLENQYRDIDFNPSRVPFNSAKTSASDLLDLLAVRTAFHAYLRQLGAHDGDYRLAGAPNLSGQQLFFLYYARSHCERLNPRFAVKLMTNGPVSPGWYRVNGPLRNMPDFAIAFGCPPGTSMNPVDKCL from the coding sequence ATGGCCGAGGAATCGCACCTCATCTTCGACATACCGCAAGACGAGATCGTCGTCAGCTCCTCGCTGACGCGTATGGGCAGGGTGCGCGCTGGCGGCGGAAGCAGCCGGGCCCCACTGGAACACTTCGGCGCCCTCGGCCGCGTCGACGACTCGGTCCAGGAGGAGCCGTTTGTGCGCATCGCCGCCGACCAGCCAGATCCCGCGGACGAGCAGCAGCGCAACGCCCATCGCGCCGACCGCGCCGGACCCAACTCCGAATTTGGCAGCGCCGTCGGAGGCAGCAGCGTGCGAGCCATCAGTTTCCTGCTAATCGCCGTCGCCTGCCTGCTGCTCATCGGTTCCATGATCCTCACTGACGTCACCAACAAGGAGGCCAAgggtgctgccgccgccgccgaggTAGAGTTCGAGAACAGCACCGAAGTGGCCGACGCGGAGTCCCGCGTCGGCGGCCGCGCTGACGCCACGGCATCACCCAATGCTTCGCCCGATGATGTCGAAGGCAACAGGCGTCTTCAGTTGCCCGGAGCGGACCACAATTTGTTCAAGGCGAGACGACCGGCCGCCAGGAACCCTCGAGGACCTCGCAAGAGCCTTCACCGGCTCCTGAAAGGCTCCAAGTGCACGAGTAAGCAGTGCGTCGAGCAAGGCACCAAGTTGGTGGACGAGCTGGAGCCCAAGATCAGACCCTGCGACGACTTCTACCAGCATGCGTGCGTTCGCTGGCAGCACCGGCAGCCAACGAACGTGCAAAGCGACCGCCTCTCGGTCGACTACGCGCTCGTCGACCTCTTCAGCGAGCTGCTGGTCAACGTGATCCGCTCGGACGCGACGCCGTTTCCGGAGCTCAAGTTTTTCATTGACGAGTGCGTCCGGCCGCAGCCGAACCTTTTTAGGAACGTGAGGGATGCCATACTACGCCATCTGGACCTCAAGGGTTGGCCGTACGAGATGGACAACACCATCCCCGACCAAACGCTGTCCACCAAAGTGGGCCGGGTGTTTTCCGAGGTTGGTCTAGAGACGCTCTTCAGTGTGTATCGCGGCCCCACTGGCACTGTCATCGGCCAGCCGCGCAACCTTTTGCTTCGTCACTTCCTCGGCTCGGAACCGCAGATCGCTGGTCGTCTGCTCGGCAAGGCTTACGAGGCCCTTATACAGACTATGGCGAAGAAGACGGCCGCTCCATTCGAGGAGCCGACGATGACAAATGTGACGGCCGTCGAAATACTACTTCGCCGAATGCTGAACGCCAACCGGGCCGTCCTGGACGCGGGGCGCCTCAAGAACTGCTCGACGCGTCAGATGATCGACCTGCCCAGACTCGGCATCGTCAGCATGCACAGGTTCCTCGAAGCTGCGGTGGGCGCGGATTCGGCTATGTCAGAAACGACCAGCATTCATCTTTCGGACACCGATTACTTCGACCGAATGCGCACCCTCGCTCTTACGAAGCACGACCTGCTCAACTACGTCATCTATCGAGTCATCCTTGAGCTGACGCCACTGATAAGCAACTGGACGCTGCGGTCAACGCTCGCCTCCGTGGCCTACTCCCGTTACGCCGAGTTCTCCGAGCGGTTAGACCCGGCTCAGATGTGCGTTCGCTTCCTGGAACGCTACGAGCCCGTGGTGCCGCTTTACCTGTCGTTCAAGAGGGCCCTCGAGCTACTAGGAGGCCCCTCGGTGATTCGAAGCGTACTGGACGTTCTAAAAAATACGTTTCTCGCCGACCTCCAAAATTCCACCATGTTCACGAACGCATTCAAGCAGCACGCGACCAGCCAGGTGAAAGACATTTACTGGGAGGCCCTCATGCCGTACTGGCTGTCCGAGCAAAAGGCCGCCGAGTCGTACGCCGACGGCCTGTACACCAACAACCCGCGGCATCCGGCGCCGCACTTTTTCTACTTCTGGATGCGCACTTCGGCCCAGAGGAAGCGCGACTTCCTTTTCGGCAACAAGACCTCCTGGACGGGCGGCTTCCTGAACGCGTGGGCGACGCTCGACCCTCCGTACGACCACCTGGAGATACCGCTGCCCGTCTTCGACTTCATGATGCCCAACGACTCGAGCATCACACATCTTCACCTGCCGCGCGTCGGTCCGCGAGTCTACCGAGAGCTTCAGCGCTTTCTCTGGCACGAGGCTATCAACTTCGACCTCAAGCGATCGGCGTCCGAGGAGTCCCACTACTTCGACCGCCTGCGGCACTGCCTGGAGAACCAGTACCGGGACATCGACTTCAACCCGAGCCGCGTGCCCTTCAACTCGGCCAAGACGTCAGCCTCGGACCTCCTGGACTTGTTGGCGGTCCGCACGGCTTTTCACGCCTACCTTCGACAGCTTGGAGCGCACGACGGCGACTACCGGTTGGCCGGAGCTCCCAACCTGAGCGGGCAGCAGCTCTTCTTCCTGTACTACGCACGCAGCCATTGCGAGCGACTCAACCCGCGCTTCGCGGTCAAGCTGATGACCAATGGGCCGGTCAGTCCCGGCTGGTACAGGGTCAACGGCCCGCTGCGAAACATGCCCGACTTCGCCATCGCCTTTGGCTGCCCGCCGGGCACGTCTATGAACCCTGTCGATAAGTGTCTATGA